The following coding sequences lie in one Xylocopa sonorina isolate GNS202 chromosome 15, iyXylSono1_principal, whole genome shotgun sequence genomic window:
- the Vps39 gene encoding vacuolar protein sorting 39, translating into MHDAYEKISILNISVQIESMTAYDDNLLIGTREGHLLMYNIPLVSDDNHKLEILRHSKNFNKKRITQIDVVPEYNILIILTDNIVCIHDLNSPNFQQLYQLQKTRGATLFTLDIQRTQSLTGEKNTVVRLCVAVKRKLQLYYWKAKKFEEFNDFELTVPDIPRELSWCGETLVLGFRGLSYTILELNGKTKELFPTGKSPEPNVTKLSDASFVLGKDSQSFVMDTKGELIQHSPIKWSDTPSAIAWDDPYLLGIVHDKLEIYTIEGCLHIQTIKDINKARLIYRCKQGKVFVASISHIWCIRAVDVTLQIRTLLEQTQFQLALKLTSLSDISEEEKVKQIYKIQTLYAHHLFRSKRFQEAMDLFLKLGTDPYEVIMLFPDLATPSSNNSETNDPTLPKLQDHDLEKGLRALIVFLTEVRLTLLSDTKGKDLMEGEKNMTAVATEQLLKIIDTTLLKCYLQTTDALVAPLLRLNHCHLAEAEKTLLMHQKYPELIILYQTKGQHRKALELLEKHAKENDSSLKGTARTIQYLQHLGKDHMDLILKFAGWVLNEDPEQGLRIFMEDIQEVEQLPRPKVLDYLLRCHEDLVITYLEHVVHVWEDTSPLFHDVLIHQYKEKCLTCMSKNATPAEKQTVQHVRQKLQHFLEKSVHYTPEIILAHFPFDQLFEERAIILGRLGRHQQAISIYISLLNDIPKATEYCHNVYTTYINQQNADKQKQSDGADEVYVMLIQQLLEPNKEDLTIGCSPNMQRTVQPDLEMALQLLEEHASKINPLKALSVLPDSVPIGRIKHFLEVSLQENLNTRRRVQVLKGLLCAEHLQVQEQRMHYESQNVLMTEFNICPVCKKRFGNQSAFARYPNGDIVHYSCQDRKG; encoded by the exons ATGCACGATGCTTATGAAAAAATATCAATATTAAATATTTCCGTTCAAATAGAATCTATGACTGCGTATG ATGACAATTTACTGATTGGGACAAGGGAGGGTCATCTTCTTATGTATAATATACCTTTGGTATCCGATGACAATCATAAACTAGAAATATTAAGGCATAGCAAGAACTTCAATAAAAAGCGCATCACTCAGATAGATGTGGTGCCAGAGTATAACATACTTATAATTTTAACAG ATAACATAGTATGCATTCATGATTTAAACTCTCCAAACTTTCAACAACTTTATCAATTACAAAAGACTCGTGGTGCCACATTGTTTACATTAGATATACAACGCACTCAGAGTCTAACTGGTGAAAAAAATACAGTAGTACGTTTGTGTGTAGCTGTGAAACGCAAACTGCAGCTATATTATTGGAAAGCAAAAAAATTTGAAGAATTCAATGATTTTGAACTGACCGTACCAGACATACCACGTGAATTATCTTG GTGCGGTGAAACATTAGTTTTGGGTTTTCGTGGACTATCGTACACAATTCTGGAATTAAATGGAAAAACCAAAGAATTGTTTCCAACTGGAAAATCTCCTGAACCAAACGTTACAAAATTATCAGACGCTTCCTTTGTATTAGGGAAAGATTCTCAATCGTTTGTTATGGATACCAAAGGAGAATTAATTCAACACAGTCCAATAAAATGGTCTGACACACCTAGCGCAATAG CTTGGGATGATCCTTATCTTCTTGGAATCGTACATGATAAATTAGAGATATATACTATAGAGGGTTGTTTGCATATTCAAACTATAAAAGATATAAATAAGGCTAGACTCATATATAGATGCAAACAGGGAAAAGTTTTTGTAGCGTCTATTAGTCACATTTGGTGTATAAGAGCAGTTGATGTAACTCTACAAATTAGAACATTACTTGAACAAACTCAGTTTCAACTAGCCCTGAAATTAACT agcTTATCGGATATATCCGAAGAGGAGAAGGTGAAGCAGATATATAAAATTCAAACGCTATATGCTCACCATCTGTTCCGCAGCAAGAGGTTTCAAGAGGCAATGGATCTGTTCTTAAAGTTGGGAACAGATCCGTACGAGGTGATCATGCTATTTCCCGATTTAGCCACACCGTCTAGTAATAATTCTGAAACCAATGATCCAACGTTACCTAAGCTCCAAGATCACGATTTGGAAAAGGGTCTACGCGCGTTAATAGTTTTTCTTACAGAAGTTAGACTTACGTTACTAAGTGACACAAAAGGGAAGGATTTAATGGAAGGAGAGAAGAATATGACAGCAGTAGCTACAGAACAATTGTTAAAAATTATAGACACGACTTTGTTAAAATGTTACTTACAA ACTACTGATGCATTAGTAGCTCCATTGCTTAGATTGAATCATTGTCATCTAGCAGAAGCCGAGAAGACTTTATTGATGCATCAAAAATATCCCGAacttatcatattatatcagacTAAGGGGCAGCATAGGAAAGCATTAGAGCTTCTCGAAAAACATGCAAAGGAAAATGATTCTAGTCTAAAAGGTACCGCAAGAACGATACAATACTTGCAGCATCTTGGTAAAGATCATATGGACTTAATCCTAAAGTTTGCTGGTTGGGTCTTAAATGAAGATCCAGAACAAGGACTTCGAATTTTCATGGAAGATATACAA GAAGTTGAACAATTACCAAGGCCAAAAGTATTGGACTATCTTCTCCGTTGTCATGAAGATTTAGTTATAACTTATTTAGAGCATGTGGTACATGTTTGGGAGGACACCAGTCCTTTGTTTCACGACGTCTTAATACATCAGTACAAAGAGAAATGTTTAACGTGTATGAGTAAAAACGCCACACCGGCAGAAAAGCAAACGGTCCAACATGTCAGACAAAAGTTGCAACATTTTTTGGAGAAGTCCGTCCACTATACTCCGGAAATAATATTGGCGCATTTTCCGTTCGATCAATTATTCGAAGAACGTGCAATTATTCTTGGACGACTTGGACGTCATCAGCAAGCTATTTCTATATATATTAGTCTACTTAACGATATACCAAAGGCTACAGAATATTGTCACaacgtgtataccacgtatataA atcaacaaaatgcagaCAAACAGAAACAATCCGATGGAGCTGATGAAGTCTACGTAATGCTTATTCAACAATTATTGGAACCTAATAAAGAGGATTTAACGATAG GTTGTAGCCCGAATATGCAAAGAACAGTTCAGCCCGATTTGGAGATGGCGCTTCAACTACTCGAGGAACACGCGTCGAAAATAAATCCTTTAAAAGCATTGAGCGTTTTGCCCGATTCAGTTCCAATAGGTAGAATAAAACACTTTTTGGAAGTCAGTTTACaggaaaatttgaacaccagGAGAAGAGTACAGGTGTTGAAAGGTTTACTTTGCGCGGAACATTTGCAAGTACAAGAGCAGCGTATGCATTATGAATCGCAGAATGTTCTAATGACAGAATTTAATATATGCCCAGTATGCAAGAAAAGATTCGGCAATCAGAG TGCATTCGCGAGATACCCAAATGGCGACATTGTACACTATTCGTGTCAAGACCGTAAAGGATAA